The Triticum dicoccoides isolate Atlit2015 ecotype Zavitan chromosome 6A, WEW_v2.0, whole genome shotgun sequence genome has a window encoding:
- the LOC119318756 gene encoding protein LITTLE ZIPPER 3-like, producing the protein MERANTELYLENLCIMQANERLRRTAQLLDQENKQLLADVKRKQQHMAASSKAAAQLAKGGGPSGAAPSKSGKQQPQ; encoded by the coding sequence ATGGAGCGGGCGAACACGGAGCTGTACCTGGAGAACCTGTGCATCATGCAGGCGAACGAGCGGCTCCGGAGGACAGCGCAGCTGCTGGACCAGGAGAACAAGCAGCTCCTCGCCGATGTCAAGCGCAAGCAGCAGCACATGGCGGCCTCCTCCAAGGCGGCGGCCCAGCTGGCGAAGGGCGGCGGACCGTCCGGCGCGGCGCCGTCCAAGTCCGGCAAGCAGCAGCCCCAGTGA